Part of the Canis aureus isolate CA01 chromosome 3, VMU_Caureus_v.1.0, whole genome shotgun sequence genome, cacacttatcatgatgagcactaagtaatggtACAGAATTGTTGTTGTATCATTATACTGTATACCtgtaactaatataacactatctgttaattatactggaattaaaataaaaaaaaagaaaaatattttgacccGAATTCAGGAATATGATCTTTAGTTGGTGCTGTGGGTAGAACTGTGTCTCCCAAAAACCTATGTTCAAGTCCTGACCCTAATATGTGGGAATGTGACCCTATTTGGAAACATGGTCTTTGCAGATTTAATCAAGTAAGATGAGGTCATCCTGAGtagggtgggccctgatccaaGGACTAGTGTCCTTACAGAGTAAGGGAGATTTGGAGCCAGAAACACAGGGAAGGCCACATGAAGACGGCGGCAGAAGTCAGAGGGATGAACTATTATTAAGTTGAGGAATAGCAAAGAGTATTAATAACtgccagaagctaggaagaggcaagaaagaacCCTTTTCTATAACTTTctgagggagcatggccctgccaacaacaacaacccttgatttcagacttctggccttcTGAACTAAGAGAGaataaactattattttatatCATCCAGTTTGTAGTACACTTTGTAGTGATAACCCTGAAAAACTCTTATAGTGGGTCAAAATTCAAGAAATCAACAAAGTTAATACAGCATTCCTGGTTCTCTGATCTTTTGGAGAAATTCTCCTTATTATTCTTTATtggcttttcttctctctgaataCAGGTATTTCTCAAGGGTCAGTTCTTTGGTTTTAGcccttacatatattttttcctgttgagATTCAATCTGTCACTACTAAAAGAAAAGCCCTATTCTTCAGTTTTGATTTCATCAATCTTGCTTTTTCAACTGCTTTCTAGCATGACATATTTGCCACATCACCCAAGCATAGTTCACAAAAAATTGACTGTTGATTTACTCTTAAAACTAGGTTCCCACCTTCTTCCactgattttcatattatagTAACTGAATTTAATAGATTCCTATCTATTATGTAATTACCATTATTTTTTGTGCCATTAAAAAAGAGTAACTGTAAAAGATTAATTGTAAGACATCTATttagataatataaaaattatgccTTAGAAtcaatgaatataataaaatgttagcacTATTTTTCTAGTCAGAGTTCTCTAACCCCTACCATTCCTTCAATTCCATATATCAACATCATCAGAAAGTAATGATTCTTCCTTTATAAGTCTCTTATCTATAACTTTATAGTTTTACTCTAAGTATCTTCATTCATATAAAAACAACTCTACTGTAACTGGTTTCTGAGACTGTCTCTGCCAAGCCAAACTCCCTTGCATACCAATACCAAATTAATTTTCCTAAATATCTATAAGTGTCTTATTTGTATTTACACTAGGATAAAAATTCAAGCTTATGTGGCTTGCCTGTGGCAGACTCTGCTAGCTGCACATAATACCCATTCTCCTCCAATTCTGTTTGAGGTAGTTATACACCCAGCTAATACACGTATCTTCTTGGATTCCCTTACGGCTAGGAAAGACCGCATGACATAaccttgcagaagctttttaaggATTTCTGGGAACATTTGTGCTTTCCTGAAGTAAGCACTGCCGCTTTCTAGAACATGACACTAAAGATGAAGCAAACCTCTTGTAACTATGAAGCCATAAGCGTATCAATGAGACTGACAAACTAAAGATGGTAGATTATGAATATACAAGGGATCTAGGCCACTGTAAAGCCACAAAATCTGTCCTGGACTTCATACTTCTAAACATTGTatgggataaaaataaaatcttgtttggTCTAAGCCACTATGATGGGATCTGTTCTATGCAGTTAAATGCAATCCTAACTAAAACTAGTGTTTAAGACTCTTCACGATATGCTCTTGATTGctcattttatcttctctctcaTTATTTCCAATACTTGCAGGTTACCATAGTTTATTCACATCATTTTAAACTGAATTTGCTGCTTCCCAGAAAATGCAATGGTTTTCCATAcctctgggcttttctttttcaaaaaagtccTTTCGTCTCCTGAGCAAATTTGTACTTACTAAAATCCAGCTCAAATATATAGCGCTAACTTGCTCTTTCATTTGTGATCCTTAATACTTTGTTCGTATCTCTAGCCTAGTACTAATCACTGATTTACACATCTGCTTTCTCAATTAGATTATTAAATCCTCAGATGCAGCAGGGACTATGCTTTTTTTCATCATATATTCCCAATGTTTGGCACAGAGtaaaagttttcaataaatattttgacaaagaataaaatacaaactggatttttaaaaactggtataTTCTGCATTGAAAATAATTCACAATTCATATATAACATAATCTGCTTTTGACCTGTCAGAAATTGTtcaactattttctttcttttccaatgcattatatatatatacacacacacacacacatatatacatacagtactaatagcatctttaaaaatccagttattgtgttttattctttttcatgtttcttataGGATCCatcacaaaactttttttttttttcagcacaaAACTTTTATCTAAAAAGTACTGAAAAATGCTCAAATGGACTCTACAGCACAATGAAAAGCAGAAGACACTATACCTATAGAGGAAGACTGTGGACTAATGAGAAGGTCTTCTTGGACTTGTTCACTTCCTGGCACTGTCTGCTGGTCACTCAGTGAACTCTGAGACACACTGACGGGCTGAGACACTTCCTCATGGACCTCCTCATCACTTAACCTTTCTACCTTGACCCGGACATCTTCTTCAGTACCCAGAGGCAAGGTAGTTTTTGTGCTCTCACAAGTCACATAATCGGCCATTCTTCTACCTGTCTCAGATGGGCCAGGTAGTTCTAAAGTCCGGGTATTTTCTGCCTGCTTAACCTTATCAGGCTGAATCCTTCGATCAATTCCAAAAGGAAATGTCCAGGGAAAAGCTAAAGAAGAGTCAACTGgttgatttctattttctgagTAGGAAGCTGAAGAATTCAATACCTGGGGAGAACTTGTTTGCGTGCTACATTTTACGGGACTTTCAGGAGACATAACAATGTAGCTTTTGCGCTTTCTCCGGGATTCTCGGCAGACAGGAATCGTTCTTTCTACCACACTGCACTCTGAAGACACAGGGGAAATACTTCCATCTCGAGAAGTAAAATTGCAGTTAGAGTTATTCTCTTGTCCAGCATCTAGACTCTTTTCTGGTTGGCTGTTGGGTGTATTCCATAAAATGCTGGACTTCATGAACTCTGAGCAGGTGCTGGCAACACTGAACATCTGCATGTAGCTGGCTGCAGCGAGAACATCAATGATATTCTCTGTGTTGATTGACAGAGTGGCCGTGTAAGCATACTCTAAAAGGGGTATGAAGCCAGTCACTGTAACATGGTGCAAATCCAACACATTCTTGTTCTCATCCTCTGCTTGGCCTACAAGTTTGGTGCGAAAGAAATCACTGCAAGCTGCTAGTACCACCTTATGTGCCCGGAAGATTTTGTCCTGGACACGGATAGTGATATCACAAAAATGTCCATCATTTCGCAGCATATTTAGCTTTCCAAGCATTTCCTGGCTGTGGGAAGAGGAGCTATGAGTAAATGTTTTCACACccatcttttccttcctcttctacaGATGCTCTTCAAGGATGCAAATGAATCAGAAATTtcctaaaaaatacataaaataagcaTTAATTGATGGGTTAGTGGTTGAAACAGAAGGtgatttacattattttcatGTGGCCACTGTGCTAAATAAAAAAGCTGAAGGGTGGTAGTGAGAAAGTTCAAGGTAgggaaagaatatattaaaatatgttctcCTTACATTTCCCCAAACTCTCCACTCCAATCAGTGGAGTCTGTGAGCTACTGTTTTAATGAGCTGGatagttttaaataataatagtttgtATAGGACAATTACATAGAGTTACAGAGTGCTCTCTTTGTGCCAAACACTGTCCTAAATGCTTCCCATTTGACAATTTAGCTGATTTTATTGtcaataaatacattattatcCTTGTTTAACAGAAAAGGGTTAACTATTTTGCTAAAGTCAGGAAGTTATCAAGTTGCAGACCCAGGTGAGTTCAAATCCAGACAGGCTGGCTCCACAGCCCGCCCTCTTCACCTCAATGCTGCTTCctttagaatataaaatgattaaatataggCAGTTATGATTTCAAGTTTTAGAATGTGATAGGCCTGGATTCTTTCCTCAACAATTCCTCCACGGTTGTTAAAGgattaaacaaaacaatacaGATAGTAATGCTTAGCACAGTCCTGGTGCTTTGTGAATGCTCAACAAATGAAAGCAGTTGTTGTTTATGTTCCTAATACAATGCGACAAACTGTCTGGaaataaacttattaaataaTGGTTAGTAATCAATCAACTAAATGGattttcccttaaaaaagaagtcagtttGCCTTTATCAGATTTCACGTTtactaaaaatataagaaactgaCATTCTCAAATAGTTTTAATTTAGCACATCTAAAAATGCTTCAGTTTTTATAGTACTTTTCTCCTAACCTCTTTTTACACTCTCCATGTGAAGTCGGGGAGGCTCATATTAGTCTCTTAATATTAAGATAAGAAAGCGAATCCATTAGATACAAAAGTTACATGACTAATGAATGACAACCAAAGCTATGATCTGGGTCTTCTGACTTAGATCACAGTACTTTTCCagtgtaaaaaaaatacaactatatatatgtcaattattttatctgtgtaaataacttttttattGTGAGTACTGAATAAGTATAAAACAAATCACTTTGGAGAAATACTTAGAAGCTATTACAATTGGATGAAAAATGTGATGAAAGAGTATTTGTATCCACATCACACACAAGGAACAAGAGAATATGAGGTCTTTGGTAGGAGTAGgggtatttattctttttttttttttttttttttttccacattaagcaaatttttttttctttaaaaaccccagcatggggatccctgggtggctcagtggttaagcgcctgcctttggcccagggcatgattctggagtcctggaatcgagtcccatgtcgggctccctgcgtggagcctgcttctccctctgcctgtgtctctctgcctctctctctctctcatgaataaatagataaaatcttaaaaaaaaaaacaaaaaaaaaaaaacaaagaaaacccaccCAGCATACTGTTACAACACTGGGGTTTCAGGTACTCTGGGTTCAAACTTTAAAGTCATACAGAGTAGGtctactttttctttccccttaaaAAAGCcttcaaaagctttttttttttgccttcaaaaaTTTAAGATGGCAATCACATGCCACTCTTTCCTATGGTTTCTTCCCTTTAAGTTAAACATCCCTAATCCCTTTAAGTGCTCCTTAAAATCTGATTAACATCCTTTCTCTTAACCACCTTTACTTTTCAATGTTCCTTTAATACTAGTTCCCAGGTCTAGTATGCCTATGCATGAAATATGATAGGTACAGTAGGATTtaacttcactattttttacCTCCCTTGTCCCTTGTTTTGGGCACAAGTATTAGTATGACTGAATCAAGTTTTCTAACAGTCAAATTATAACTGATTTTGcttaaattattgaaaatttaaCAGTGGATTCACCCAATGTGAGGCACTTTATTATGTGAAGGGAAGAACACAAGTACAAGTAATTGTTCTTGACCTAAATAAGCTTACAGTCCTTATGAAAAAGACATGTTCCTAACCGAGACTACAAAATGTGCAGCTGTGCTATGTGAAAgcaatgaatgaaataattaattcTGAATGTACAAGGTAGAGGAGGCATCATAGAGCATAGGGCCTAACGAAAGCAGAACTCTGCCAGGTAATAAAGCAGAAAGGAGTTCCAGGTTATCATGGGATCACACATAATCTCAGCCAGTGTTCACCATCCTCATGTGCCTCCCTGGGCAATGTATGTACTGGCAAATTGTTAAAGGGTGCCGTACTACATTCTACATGTGAGCATGCacttgaaactaaaataacattgtatgctaactatactggagttaaaacaatttttttttaaagtaaagaggcatctggatggctcagttggttaagcgtctgccttcagctcaggtcatgatactggaatggtgccctgtgtctggctccctgctcagtggggagtctgcttctccctctccctctgcccttctctaccTTGCTCATACTCGCtggctctctctaaataaataaaatcttaaaaaaaaaaatgtgaacatgcAGAAGACATGCTCAAACAAACAATCCATTAGATAAACATCCCTTTGAATGTTCTATGCAGATAAATGTGTATAtagaggggaaaaaggaaaaaaaaacttaaggacTTCTAGCAGAATAAATATAAGGTCACTGAATATTCTAATATGGGAAGACAAAATGATCAATCTGGGATAACACAACAGAAAGGATAAAAGACATAAAGCCCTGTGCTAAGACAGCCAGGTAAAGGCACTGAAATCACTATCTTGATCATTATCAGAGATGAGTTCAAATATAAATCTCTTCATATACCCTTCCCAAAGACAAGTAATCACAACACACTAGGCAGTTAAAGTTGGTTTGAGCAAACCACTGTTCAACATATTTGCTGATTTCCCTCACAGGAAtgagatgaaaaagaagaaaatggaaggactatctataatgtttttctttctctgctgcaCCACAGTAAACTAGCTTCTTTAAAAGCCTGGCCATCAAGAGTGTTGGTTTGATGCAGATGATTCAGAGCAAGTGACAGAGTCTTAATCCAGGGACCATCTGCATGAACAAAGGTACGAAGGGAAGGAATTAAAGAGCATTTGGAGAATATGTGCAACATGGTCTTAAAATGAAACCATCAATCCTGGTGTGTAGAGGGTTCAAACAGATACTGCTGGCCAAAATTGAGTGGTAAGGACACCTATGCAATAAGGTAgtggaaaactattttttaacCTTGAGTTACACCCACCTTCAATGTTCAGAGTTAAATATTACAAAAGGATTTTTGTAGACAGTGATCAGTGTGTTGTGAGTTCCAAACCCCATCCCACACTCCCTCCTACTCTTCTGCAAGAGAAAGGGGTTGAGACATGTTTGCTCTTTGTCTTAGGTCTATGGAAAACGTATGTCACACTTGGAAAACATCGAAAGGGTACAAGTGTGATTTAAACTCTGGCCAAGACTAGGAAGTATGCCTGCCATTTCCCACAGTATATAAAAGCAACACAGGAGTGGTTGAGATGGGACTTCACAGAGTGCTGGGTTTGCATCCTGGTACTGCTTTTCATGTTTATAAAGCTGAGTGACCTTAGGCCACGTCATGAAACTGTGCCTTACCTTCTTCAACAGTAAAAGAGGGAGAACAGAACCTACCTCAGAGCCTTGTGAGGATTAACTGATCTACTATACATAAAGTGGAGTACTTAgcacaaaataaacattatataaacGTTAGCTGTTGCTGCTGCTCCTTTTACTAGTATTAAAGACCTTTTCTTCTTACTCAAGCCTTGCCTCTCTCAATCCTGGAGGGACCAGAAACCATAGTTAGCAAAAGAAGAGGAATAAAAGGCCAAAGAGgccaaaaacagaaagaaaaaggaagccagGAGAACCTCATTTTTTACTAAACACCTGTAGTACAACTGAagtgggaaaggagggaaacctTTAACTGAATTAAATTTATTAGTTCTTGAAAATAATGCTTTCATTTCCTGAAAGTAGCCAGAAAAGTTATTAAGACTTGACCTTCAAGAAGCTGGAGGAAAAACTAACCACAGAATACATTTAAAcggagaagacaaaaataaaatggactatGAGTTGCTTCCACAAGTTCTGCTTGTACAAGAACTAAGGTGCAAAGCCTGATATAGCAGAAGATGAGAGGAAGATGAAGATTTGATTGAGAAAGGTCTTGTACTCCATGTATTATAAGCATTTCCCAATACATGTCTGTGGAAACTTAGTCTCACGACATACTCTAcgataaaaaattacatggatcgatatattttggaaatttgcAATATCATACATTGTGACAAAACTTACAATGAAATTATATGATTTGAAAAAGTCATATATAATATTGATATAGATTAGAAGCTAGAAAGTATAGCCTGAAATTTTTATCAATTACATAATTCTATTAAACATCTCA contains:
- the ZBTB44 gene encoding zinc finger and BTB domain-containing protein 44 isoform X4; its protein translation is MGVKTFTHSSSSHSQEMLGKLNMLRNDGHFCDITIRVQDKIFRAHKVVLAACSDFFRTKLVGQAEDENKNVLDLHHVTVTGFIPLLEYAYTATLSINTENIIDVLAAASYMQMFSVASTCSEFMKSSILWNTPNSQPEKSLDAGQENNSNCNFTSRDGSISPVSSECSVVERTIPVCRESRRKRKSYIVMSPESPVKCSTQTSSPQVLNSSASYSENRNQPVDSSLAFPWTFPFGIDRRIQPDKVKQAENTRTLELPGPSETGRRMADYVTCESTKTTLPLGTEEDVRVKVERLSDEEVHEEVSQPVSVSQSSLSDQQTVPGSEQVQEDLLISPQSSSIGSVDEGVTEGLPTLQSTSSTNAHADDDDRLENVQYPYQLYIAPSTSSTERPSPNGPDRPFQCPTCGVRFTRIQNLKQHMLIHSGIKPFQCDRCGKKFTRAYSLKMHRLKHEGKRCFRCQICSATFTSFGEYKHHMRVSRHIIRKPRIYECKTCGAMFTNSGNLIVHLRSLNHEASELANYFQSRCLK
- the ZBTB44 gene encoding zinc finger and BTB domain-containing protein 44 isoform X2, which encodes MGVKTFTHSSSSHSQEMLGKLNMLRNDGHFCDITIRVQDKIFRAHKVVLAACSDFFRTKLVGQAEDENKNVLDLHHVTVTGFIPLLEYAYTATLSINTENIIDVLAAASYMQMFSVASTCSEFMKSSILWNTPNSQPEKSLDAGQENNSNCNFTSRDGSISPVSSECSVVERTIPVCRESRRKRKSYIVMSPESPVKCSTQTSSPQVLNSSASYSENRNQPVDSSLAFPWTFPFGIDRRIQPDKVKQAENTRTLELPGPSETGRRMADYVTCESTKTTLPLGTEEDVRVKVERLSDEEVHEEVSQPVSVSQSSLSDQQTVPGSEQVQEDLLISPQSSSIGSVDEGVTEGLPTLQSTSSTNAHADDDDRSTERPSPNGPDRPFQCPTCGVRFTRIQNLKQHMLIHSGIKPFQCDRCGKKFTRAYSLKMHRLKHEGKRCFRCQICSATFTSFGEYKHHMRVSRHIIRKPRIYECKTCGAMFTNSGNLIVHLRSLNHEASELANYFQSSDFLVPDYLNQEQEETLVQYDLGEHSFESNSSVQMPVISQVSSTQNCESTFPLGSLGGLAEKEEEMPEQPKASACTEATRDDPPKSELSSITIE
- the ZBTB44 gene encoding zinc finger and BTB domain-containing protein 44 isoform X1, producing the protein MGVKTFTHSSSSHSQEMLGKLNMLRNDGHFCDITIRVQDKIFRAHKVVLAACSDFFRTKLVGQAEDENKNVLDLHHVTVTGFIPLLEYAYTATLSINTENIIDVLAAASYMQMFSVASTCSEFMKSSILWNTPNSQPEKSLDAGQENNSNCNFTSRDGSISPVSSECSVVERTIPVCRESRRKRKSYIVMSPESPVKCSTQTSSPQVLNSSASYSENRNQPVDSSLAFPWTFPFGIDRRIQPDKVKQAENTRTLELPGPSETGRRMADYVTCESTKTTLPLGTEEDVRVKVERLSDEEVHEEVSQPVSVSQSSLSDQQTVPGSEQVQEDLLISPQSSSIGSVDEGVTEGLPTLQSTSSTNAHADDDDRLENVQYPYQLYIAPSTSSTERPSPNGPDRPFQCPTCGVRFTRIQNLKQHMLIHSGIKPFQCDRCGKKFTRAYSLKMHRLKHEGKRCFRCQICSATFTSFGEYKHHMRVSRHIIRKPRIYECKTCGAMFTNSGNLIVHLRSLNHEASELANYFQSSDFLVPDYLNQEQEETLVQYDLGEHSFESNSSVQMPVISQVSSTQNCESTFPLGSLGGLAEKEEEMPEQPKASACTEATRDDPPKSELSSITIE
- the ZBTB44 gene encoding zinc finger and BTB domain-containing protein 44 isoform X5, whose translation is MGVKTFTHSSSSHSQEMLGKLNMLRNDGHFCDITIRVQDKIFRAHKVVLAACSDFFRTKLVGQAEDENKNVLDLHHVTVTGFIPLLEYAYTATLSINTENIIDVLAAASYMQMFSVASTCSEFMKSSILWNTPNSQPEKSLDAGQENNSNCNFTSRDGSISPVSSECSVVERTIPVCRESRRKRKSYIVMSPESPVKCSTQTSSPQVLNSSASYSENRNQPVDSSLAFPWTFPFGIDRRIQPDKVKQAENTRTLELPGPSETGRRMADYVTCESTKTTLPLGTEEDVRVKVERLSDEEVHEEVSQPVSVSQSSLSDQQTVPGSEQVQEDLLISPQSSSIGSVDEGVTEGLPTLQSTSSTNAHADDDDRLENVQYPYQLYIAPSTSSTERPSPNGPDRPFQCPTCGVRFTRIQNLKQHMLIHSGIKPFQCDRCGKKFTRAYSLKMHRLKHEVIS
- the ZBTB44 gene encoding zinc finger and BTB domain-containing protein 44 isoform X3, yielding MGVKTFTHSSSSHSQEMLGKLNMLRNDGHFCDITIRVQDKIFRAHKVVLAACSDFFRTKLVGQAEDENKNVLDLHHVTVTGFIPLLEYAYTATLSINTENIIDVLAAASYMQMFSVASTCSEFMKSSILWNTPNSQPEKSLDAGQENNSNCNFTSRDGSISPVSSECSVVERTIPVCRESRRKRKSYIVMSPESPVKCSTQTSSPQVLNSSASYSENRNQPVDSSLAFPWTFPFGIDRRIQPDKVKQAENTRTLELPGPSETGRRMADYVTCESTKTTLPLGTEEDVRVKVERLSDEEVHEEVSQPVSVSQSSLSDQQTVPGSEQVQEDLLISPQSSSIGSVDEGVTEGLPTLQSTSSTNAHADDDDRLENVQYPYQLYIAPSTSSTERPSPNGPDRPFQCPTCGVRFTRIQNLKQHMLIHSGIKPFQCDRCGKKFTRAYSLKMHRLKHEGKRCFRCQICSATFTSFGEYKHHMRVSRHIIRKPRIYECKTCGAMFTNSGNLIVHLRSLNHEASELANYFQSRVSKEIRF